From Trichomycterus rosablanca isolate fTriRos1 chromosome 27, fTriRos1.hap1, whole genome shotgun sequence, a single genomic window includes:
- the pdcd4b gene encoding programmed cell death protein 4b isoform X1 produces MATDCEAWLNSNPVEADDLSDSYRSDDEENGPGSKTDGEIHGDRAPAPAGNLHEARLEAKAKRRLRKNSSRDSGRGDSLSDNGEATRSTAPLASPKSKVLDRRSRQGKGRGLPKKGGAGGKGVWGTPGEVYVEEKVDVRDPNYDEDQDDVVYETVVLPLDGDDFTRAVTPIVREYFEHGDADEVAELLSELNLGSMRSDVPLLAVSLALESKAGHRELTSLLLRRLCGRVLGRSDIEASFRRLLEELPDLVLDTPAAPQLVGQFIARAVADQILSRNYVDGFKGRVDCEHARAALDRAAVLLKMSEEAGIKIDNLRGSGGGRRPVDELVKEVNLSLKEYVLSGDTEEAERCLRELEVPHFHHEFVYEAIVMVLESGGDATRRTILKLLKSLYDSSVITADQTRRGYERVYEDVADISVDVPRAFSILERFVDESFGAGVVDRRLRDRCPCRGRKRFVSEGDGGRLKPQTL; encoded by the exons ATGGCGACAGACTGCGAGGCATGGCTCAACTCCAACCCTGTCG AGGCGGACGACCTGAGCGACTCCTATCGGTCAGACGACGAAGAAAACGGCCCGGGGTCCAAAACCGACGGCGAAATCCACGGTGACCGGGCGCCGGCGCCGGCGGGCAACCTCCACGAAGCCCGACTGGAGGCCAAGGCCAAGCGGCGCCTCCGCAAGAATTCCTCCAGAGACTCGGGCCGGGGAGACTCGCTCAGCGACAACGGCGAGGCGACGCGATCCACCGCGCCCCTCGCCAGCCCGAAAAGCAAGGTGCTGGACCGCAGGTCACGCCAGGGCAAAGGCAGAGGCCTGCCGAAGAAAG GTGGTGCCGGGGGTAAGGGGGTGTGGGGCACGCCGGGAGAAGTGTACGTCGAGGAGAAGGTCGACGTGCGCGATCCCAACTACGACGAAGATCAG GACGACGTCGTGTACGAGACGGTGGTGCTGCCGCTGGACGGCGACGACTTCACCCGCGCCGTCACGCCCATCGTCCGGGAGTACTTCGAGCACGGAGACGCCGACGAAGTAGCG GAGCTGTTGAGCGAGCTGAACCTGGGATCCATGCGCAGCGACGTCCCTCTGTTAGCCGTGTCTCTGGCGCTGGAGTCGAAAGCCGGTCACAGGGAGCTCACGTCCCTGCTGCTGAGACGCCTGTGCGGCCGCGTCCTCGGCCGCTCCGACATCGAGGCCTCGTTCCGCAGACTGCTCGAGGAGCTGCCCGACCTGGTGCTGGACACGCCCGCCGCTCCACAG CTGGTGGGTCAGTTCATCGCCAGAGCGGTCGCGGATCAGATCCTCTCTAGGAACTACGTGGACGGATTCAAGGGAAGAGTGGACTGCGAGCACGCGAG GGCGGCCCTGGACCGCGCCGCCGTACTGTTAAAGATGAGCGAGGAGGCGGGGATCAAGATCGATAACCTCCGGGGTTCGGGAGGCGGACGGAGGCCCGTCGACGAACTCGTCAAAGAG GTAAACCTGTCGCTGAAGGAGTACGTGCTCTCGGGGGACACGGAGGAGGCCGAGCGGTGTCTGAGGGAGCTGGAGGTGCCGCATTTCCATCACGAGTTCGTGTACGAG GCGATCGTCATGGTTTTGGAGTCCGGAGGAGACGCGACCCGTCGGACGATCCTCAAGCTGCTGAAATCTCTGTACGATTCCTCGGTCATCACGGCGGACCAGACGAGAAGG GGTTACGAGAGAGTGTACGAGGACGTGGCCGACATCAGCGTCGACGTGCCGCGCGCCTTCTCTATACTGGAGCGCTTCGTGGACGAGAGCTTCGGCGCCGGAGTCGTCGACAGACGGCTCAGAGACCGGTGCCCCTGTCG AGGGCGGAAGAGGTTCGTCAGCGAGGGAGACGGCGGACGCCTGAAACCCCAAACCCTCTGA
- the rbm20 gene encoding RNA-binding protein 20: MKPAWDKSIFKNGQNKQLGTVHVDSAASFEHLQSTASGDKLDKKVLPVGGVGPNLLLSPASLQLAQLQAQLTLQRLKLAQSSNSAAAATILNQVLSNVAMSQPLFNQLRGSGFPSAPISFPPPPPPPPGLGTLVGSGFTQNHSAVRLNPFGGGGNSGQNASPRGECGKKTGAFQGVFLGGSTPGVSQSTQNNYQRDFYASEGQQGVYGDHGHKEQWKNAHFGKLDSNAAAGGNTWVPTSSGFIGPRADMYNPEEPTSDPKFSPAGSSGFSAAGASQGFSGYLQQQKGKEGMGMTLQAHQLNDYHGVTPSHLPHQCTICEKKVYNLKDWDQHVKGKLHIQNRSLYTDGPALAALHFSGPSEGSLASNNNTAAHSAANGQDVSARGASFLPATAMKSFPLSGVGFTTHQPGTKFPPRKPCPGRVVHICNLPEGSCTENDVINLGLPFGKVTNYILMRSTHQAFLEMAYVEAAQAMVQYYQLHPATVNDQKLLIRMSKRYKELQLKKPGKDVDSIIQDINSQRERDELHDMERYPPERARSRSPITRSLTPPSHSSSFTSCSSTHSPQGAPWNNGMGPRRGSWDWTPRDEYRDEWRNGEDDRPCDRRKPYLKPSEERGRDRFYSSHHPADDFYKKDKPHRTSHPRHQSKFRRRDGSGERHTSRRSESEKAEDGRGRRTSRRHEREDRESSNHKEAAERQSKDRSASPHNSKPAEPTERERNRESEVEDCASGDEIDSWYPKSMEELVTVDEVGGEDDSIIEPDLPEVQEERVEEEEPGTEKESAPGDQPGTTESAEEPVPNRDAGQEQVSDPDRPKCDELSRSRICFSPSQEIKGSLEESSEPRPSSTCATPEIRTPPPSACEVTHTGGEERTTAEPDKETQHVEENQNKHIDMQSSQTVNSPLRTGIEARSPSHEQEKIVSEQSIPLGVEFIVPSTGFFCKLCSLFYTSEATAKSAHCRSTVHYRNLQKYLSQLAEDRLLHYDSDAE, from the exons CACCGCTTCAGGAGACAAGCTTGATAAGAAGGTGCTTCCTGTGGGCGGAGTGGGACCCAACCTGCTGCTGAGCCCAGCCAGTCTTCAGCTGGCCCAGCTCCAGGCTCAGCTCACCCTTCAACGGCTCAAACTCGCCCAGAGCAGCAACTCCGCCGCCGCAGCCACCATCCTCAACCAGGTCCTCTCTAATGTGGCCATGTCCCAGCCGCTGTTCAACCAGCTCAGAGGCTCCGGCTTTCCTTCAGCCCCCATAAgcttccctcctcctcctcctcctccccccgGCCTGGGCACCCTGGTAGGCAGCGGGTTCACCCAGAACCACTCCGCCGTCCGACTGAATCCTTTCGGAGGAGGTGGGAACTCGGGTCAGAATGCCAGTCCGCGCGGAGAATGTGGAAAGAAGACCGGCGCATTTCAGGGAGTGTTTCTAGGAGGGAGCACGCCGGGTGTGTCTCAGAGCACCCAGAACAACTACCAGCGGGACTTCTACGCCTCTGAGGGCCAGCAGGGAGTGTACGGAGACCACGGCCACAAGGAGCAGTGGAAGAACGCACATTTTGGAAAATTAGACTCGAACGCGGCGGCGGGGGGCAACACCTGGGTACCCACTTCATCAGGATTTATCGGTCCTCGAGCAGATATGTACAACCCCGAGGAGCCCACAAGTGACCCTAAGTTTAGCCCTGCGggaagctctggtttcagcgCGGCCGGTGCTTCTCAGGGATTCAGCGGATACCTGCAGCAGCAGAAGGGTAAAGAGGGAATGGGCATGACCTTACAAGCTCACCAGCTTAACGACTATCACGGGGTGACGCCGTCACACCTACCCCACCAGTGCACCATTTGTGAGAAGAAGGTTTACAACTTAAAG GACTGGGACCAGCACGTGAAGGGCAAGTTACACATACAGAACCGCTCCCTCTACACTGACGG TCCTGCACTCGCAGCCCTGCACTTCAGCGGCCCGTCGGAGGGAAGCCTCGCCTCGAATAACAACACCGCGGCGCACTCCGCCGCCAACGGGCAAG ATGTTTCAGCCAGAGGTGCCTCTTTTTTACCAGCCACAGCCATGAAGTCGTTTCCTCTCTCGGGGGTGGGATTTACCACGCATCAACCCGGCACAAAG TTCCCACCGCGTAAGCCGTGCCCCGGACGCGTCGTCCACATCTGCAACCTCCCGGAGGGCAGCTGCACCGAGAACGACGTGATCAACCTGGGCCTGCCCTTCGGCAAGGTCACCAACTACATCCTAATGCGCTCCACACATCAG GCCTTTCTGGAGATGGCGTACGTGGAGGCGGCGCAGGCCATGGTGCAGTATTACCAGCTCCATCCGGCTACCGTCAATGACCAGAAACTGCTCATACGCATGTCCAAAAGATACAAGGAGCTGCAGCTCAAG AAACCTGGTAAAGATGTGGATTCCATCATCCAGGACATCAACTCTCAGAGAGAAAGAGATGAGCTGCACGATATGGAGAG GTACCCGCCAGAACGGGCGCGGTCACGCAGCCCCATCACCCGATCTTTGACCCCTCCTTCACACAGCTCCAGCTTCACCTCCTGCAGCTCTACCCACAGTCCCCAGGGCGCGCCCTGGAACAACGGCATGGGCCCGCGCCGAGGATCCTGGGACTGGACGCCCCGAGACGAGTACAGGGACGAGTGGAGGAACGGCGAGGACGACCGGCCCTGCGATCGCAGGAAGCCCTACCTCAAACCGTCCGAGGAGCGCGGCCGGGACCGTTTTTACTCCTCGCACCATCCTGCTGACGATTTCTACAAGAAAGATAAACCACATCGAACCTCCCACCCCAGACACCAGAGCAAGTTCAGGAGGAGAGACGGGAGCGGGGAGCGCCACACGAGCAGACGCTCCGAATCCGAAAAAGCGGAGGACGGGCGAGGCAGGAGGACCAGCAGGAGGCACGAGAGGGAAGATCGAGAGTCCAGCAATCAC AAAGAAGCTGCTGAGCGTCAAAGTAAAGACAGATCAGCATCACCACACAACAGCAAACCTGCAGAACCTACAGAGAGGGAACGGAACAGAGAGAGCGag GTGGAGGACTGCGCGAGTGGAGACGAGATAGACTCCTGGTACCCCAAAAGCATGGAGGAACTAGTGACGGTGGACGAGGTGGGAGGAGAGGACGACTCCATAATCGAGCCGGACCTCCCTGAGGTTCAGGAGGAACGTGTAGAAGAAGAGGAGCCTGGAACGGAAAAAGAAAGCGCCCCGGGTGACCAGCCTGGCACCACGGAGAGCGCAGAGGAGCCGGTGCCGAACCGGGACGCAGGTCAAGAACAGGTATCGGACCCGGACCGGCCTAAATGTGACGAGCTATCGCGCTCTCGGATCTGCTTCTCTCCGAGTCAGGAAATCAAAGGTTCACTGGAGGAGAGCAGCGAGCCACGCCCATCCTCGACGTGCGCCACGCCCGAGATACGAACCCCACCCCCGAGTGCGTGTGAGGTGACGCACACTGGCGGTGAGGAGCGGACGACGGCCGAGCCGGACAAGGAGACGCAGCATGTGGAGGAGAACCAGAATAAACACATAG ACATGCAGAGCTCACAGACTGTAAATTCACCACTGAGGACGGGCATCGAGGCTCGCTCACCATCACACGAGCAGGAAAAGATCGTCAGTGAACAAAGCATCCCACTGG gtgtggaATTCATCGTTCCCAGCACAGGATTCTTCTGTAAACTCTGCAGCCTTTTCTACACCAGCGAAGCGACTGCCAAAAGTGCACACTGCCGGAGCACTGTCCATTACCGCAATCTACAG AAGTATCTGTCTCAGCTGGCCGAGGATCGTCTGCTGCACTACGACTCGGACGCCGAGTGA
- the pdcd4b gene encoding programmed cell death protein 4b isoform X2: MATDCEAWLNSNPVEADDLSDSYRSDDEENGPGSKTDGEIHGDRAPAPAGNLHEARLEAKAKRRLRKNSSRDSGRGDSLSDNGEATRSTAPLASPKSKVLDRRSRQGKGRGLPKKGGAGGKGVWGTPGEVYVEEKVDVRDPNYDEDQELLSELNLGSMRSDVPLLAVSLALESKAGHRELTSLLLRRLCGRVLGRSDIEASFRRLLEELPDLVLDTPAAPQLVGQFIARAVADQILSRNYVDGFKGRVDCEHARAALDRAAVLLKMSEEAGIKIDNLRGSGGGRRPVDELVKEVNLSLKEYVLSGDTEEAERCLRELEVPHFHHEFVYEAIVMVLESGGDATRRTILKLLKSLYDSSVITADQTRRGYERVYEDVADISVDVPRAFSILERFVDESFGAGVVDRRLRDRCPCRGRKRFVSEGDGGRLKPQTL; this comes from the exons ATGGCGACAGACTGCGAGGCATGGCTCAACTCCAACCCTGTCG AGGCGGACGACCTGAGCGACTCCTATCGGTCAGACGACGAAGAAAACGGCCCGGGGTCCAAAACCGACGGCGAAATCCACGGTGACCGGGCGCCGGCGCCGGCGGGCAACCTCCACGAAGCCCGACTGGAGGCCAAGGCCAAGCGGCGCCTCCGCAAGAATTCCTCCAGAGACTCGGGCCGGGGAGACTCGCTCAGCGACAACGGCGAGGCGACGCGATCCACCGCGCCCCTCGCCAGCCCGAAAAGCAAGGTGCTGGACCGCAGGTCACGCCAGGGCAAAGGCAGAGGCCTGCCGAAGAAAG GTGGTGCCGGGGGTAAGGGGGTGTGGGGCACGCCGGGAGAAGTGTACGTCGAGGAGAAGGTCGACGTGCGCGATCCCAACTACGACGAAGATCAG GAGCTGTTGAGCGAGCTGAACCTGGGATCCATGCGCAGCGACGTCCCTCTGTTAGCCGTGTCTCTGGCGCTGGAGTCGAAAGCCGGTCACAGGGAGCTCACGTCCCTGCTGCTGAGACGCCTGTGCGGCCGCGTCCTCGGCCGCTCCGACATCGAGGCCTCGTTCCGCAGACTGCTCGAGGAGCTGCCCGACCTGGTGCTGGACACGCCCGCCGCTCCACAG CTGGTGGGTCAGTTCATCGCCAGAGCGGTCGCGGATCAGATCCTCTCTAGGAACTACGTGGACGGATTCAAGGGAAGAGTGGACTGCGAGCACGCGAG GGCGGCCCTGGACCGCGCCGCCGTACTGTTAAAGATGAGCGAGGAGGCGGGGATCAAGATCGATAACCTCCGGGGTTCGGGAGGCGGACGGAGGCCCGTCGACGAACTCGTCAAAGAG GTAAACCTGTCGCTGAAGGAGTACGTGCTCTCGGGGGACACGGAGGAGGCCGAGCGGTGTCTGAGGGAGCTGGAGGTGCCGCATTTCCATCACGAGTTCGTGTACGAG GCGATCGTCATGGTTTTGGAGTCCGGAGGAGACGCGACCCGTCGGACGATCCTCAAGCTGCTGAAATCTCTGTACGATTCCTCGGTCATCACGGCGGACCAGACGAGAAGG GGTTACGAGAGAGTGTACGAGGACGTGGCCGACATCAGCGTCGACGTGCCGCGCGCCTTCTCTATACTGGAGCGCTTCGTGGACGAGAGCTTCGGCGCCGGAGTCGTCGACAGACGGCTCAGAGACCGGTGCCCCTGTCG AGGGCGGAAGAGGTTCGTCAGCGAGGGAGACGGCGGACGCCTGAAACCCCAAACCCTCTGA